From the genome of Mucilaginibacter paludis DSM 18603:
CTGCGGATCATAGGTTTGTTTCAGGTTATGGCCAAATATGCGGGCCACCGATTGAAACATAAACGCATTTATTCCTCCCTTTAGCTCTTTTACCAATTCGTAACTGGTATCGCCGGTTTCACGGTTAACCAATTTAATTAATATTTCGCCCTGGGTTATACTCATATTTTTTATTTCGTGATTAAACAGATCCTTGATCTCTTTCTCACAAATTTTCACCATCTCTTTTTGTTTTTTCTTATCGGCAGTAGTCGCAATATCGCGTTCCAGCTGCCTGTAACGGTTACCGGCATACACCGCATACGGCGCAACCTTCAGCACATTATAACGCAAACGGAAATAATTATTGCGGTCGTCAACGGTTTTAAACACACGCGCATCCCTAACAACAGTTTCGGGCGCTACCAGCCAGGGCACATACTCATTGTCAAGTATGGCCGAAGCAACTCTTATGGTATCATTTTTGCCTAATACTGGTTTACGCGGTTTAACTTCCTGGGCTTTTGATATTCCCAGGCAGCAACAAAACACTAATAAAAACCCGATAAATTTCATATTTTTACTATTACAAAATTAATGCTATTTTTTTGAGTTTGATATATTAAAGCTATAATTAATAGTTTGTTGCAATTAAATTGCTTTGTACAAAATTTATACCGAAGGCCCCGAATGAAAGAATTAGTGATAGACCTGGAAGCTGAGAAGAATGAGATTTTAAAAAGATACCGTGCTTTATTGCGTGCTTGTAAACCAACCATGCAAAAAGGTGATAAACGATTGATACGCAAGGCCTTTGATATGGCCCTGGAGAGCCACCAGGATATGCGCCGTAAATCGGGCGAGCCCTATATTTACCACCCCATAGCCGTGGCGCAAATTGCCGCCGAAGAAATTGGGCTGGGTACAACCTCTATTGTTTGCGCCTTACTGCACGATGTGGTTGAAGATACCAACGTTACCCTGGAAGATATTGAACGCGAATTTGGTAAAAAGGTAGCCAAAATTATTGATGGCTTAACCAAAATATCCGGCGTATTTGATACCAATAGCTCCTTACAGGCCGAAAACTTCCGTAAAATGCTGCTCACCCTGGCCGATGATGTGCGGGTGATACTCATTAAGTTAGCCGACCGCCTGCACAATATGCGCACTATGGAGTTTATGCCGCGTGATAAGCAGCTCAAACTATCATCAGAAACGGTGTACCTGTATGCCCCGTTGGCACATCGTTTGGGCTTATATGCCATAAAGTCAGAACTGGAAGATCTGTCGATGAAGTACACCGAGCGCGAAACTTACCAGTTTATTAAAACCAAACTGAACGAGAAAAAGGCCGAGCGCGAAAAATTTATCCACTCCTTTATCCAGCCGGTACACAAGGTGCTGGAAGGCCAGGATCTGCATGCCGATTTATTCGGGCGGCCAAAATCCATCCATTCCATCTGGAATAAGATGAAGAAAAAATCCATCCCGTTTGAGGAAGTGTATGACCTTTTTGCTATACGCATCATCCTGGATAGTACACCCGAAAACGAAAAATCGGACTGCTGGAAGGCCTACTCTATTGTAACCGACCTGTATCGCCCCAACCCCGACCGGCTGCGCGACTGGATATCATCGCCCAAAGCCAACGGATACGAATCGCTCCATACTACGGTAATGGGCCCGCGCGGGCAATGGGTTGAGGTACAGATACGCACCAAGCGGATGAATGAAATTGCCGAAAAAGGTTTTGCCGCGCACTGGAAATATAAAGAATCATCAACCGATAGCGGTTTGGACCAATGGGTGCAAAAGGTGCGGGATATGCTGAAAAATCCCGACTCGAACGCGCTCGACTTTCTGGATGATTTTAAGATGAACCTCTTCTCCGACGAGATCTTCATCTTTACCCCGAAGGGTGCCCTGATCCAGTTGCCGCTGAATGCTACCGCGCTTGATTTTGCCTTCGAGATACACTCGGATGTGGGCGCAAGCTGTATTGGCGCTAAAGTAAACCACAAGCTGGTACCGCTGGGCCACAAGCTGCAAAACGGCGACCAGGTTGAAATTATTACCTCGAGCAAACAGGTACCTAAGGAAGACTGGCTGAATATTGTGGTTACGGCCAAGGCGAAAGCCAAAATTAAATCGGCCTTAAAAGAAGAAAAACGTAAAATTGCCGAAGATGGTAAGGAGATACTGGAGCGCAAGCTAAAATCGCTCAAAATCACTTACAACTCTGATAATATTTATAAACTGAGTTACTTTTTCAAGCTGCAATCCACCCAGGAC
Proteins encoded in this window:
- a CDS encoding DUF4294 domain-containing protein; translated protein: MKFIGFLLVFCCCLGISKAQEVKPRKPVLGKNDTIRVASAILDNEYVPWLVAPETVVRDARVFKTVDDRNNYFRLRYNVLKVAPYAVYAGNRYRQLERDIATTADKKKQKEMVKICEKEIKDLFNHEIKNMSITQGEILIKLVNRETGDTSYELVKELKGGINAFMFQSVARIFGHNLKQTYDPQEESDIEGILNSAGYKYHRN
- a CDS encoding RelA/SpoT family protein; translation: MKELVIDLEAEKNEILKRYRALLRACKPTMQKGDKRLIRKAFDMALESHQDMRRKSGEPYIYHPIAVAQIAAEEIGLGTTSIVCALLHDVVEDTNVTLEDIEREFGKKVAKIIDGLTKISGVFDTNSSLQAENFRKMLLTLADDVRVILIKLADRLHNMRTMEFMPRDKQLKLSSETVYLYAPLAHRLGLYAIKSELEDLSMKYTERETYQFIKTKLNEKKAEREKFIHSFIQPVHKVLEGQDLHADLFGRPKSIHSIWNKMKKKSIPFEEVYDLFAIRIILDSTPENEKSDCWKAYSIVTDLYRPNPDRLRDWISSPKANGYESLHTTVMGPRGQWVEVQIRTKRMNEIAEKGFAAHWKYKESSTDSGLDQWVQKVRDMLKNPDSNALDFLDDFKMNLFSDEIFIFTPKGALIQLPLNATALDFAFEIHSDVGASCIGAKVNHKLVPLGHKLQNGDQVEIITSSKQVPKEDWLNIVVTAKAKAKIKSALKEEKRKIAEDGKEILERKLKSLKITYNSDNIYKLSYFFKLQSTQDLFVNVAKGLIDMKDLKEFVASEKIIEIKSPEKIETDQVQNMLRSIKAKDSDILLIGEDMQRIDYKLSNCCNPIPGDDVFGFITVSEGIKIHRTNCPNATKLMSNYGYRIVKARWTNQQELAFLTGLRITGIDDVGLINKLTTVISNDFKVNIRSITVDSDNGIFEGSIMVYVNDTNHLDNLIKKLNAVKGITSVTRFDSAVEKAS